From the genome of Actinomycetota bacterium, one region includes:
- a CDS encoding transketolase has protein sequence MDVDVPSLESIARRVRVRILESIYRTKSPHIGSSFSSVEALVALYFQVLNISIRDISGAERDRFILSKGHACPALHAVLAEKGYLSDEDLLCFARDGGVEQHPNREVEKGIELSTGSLGHGLSVAAGMALAARIDKKAYKVYVLLSDGELNEGSTWEAIAFAGHHGLSNLVALIDANGMQALGFTKTIIDLEPIADKWRQFGWHAQDVDGHDFSQILGALSSLSVVKPNAVVLHTVKGKCVSFMENNILWHYRAPDDEEYEKALKELLG, from the coding sequence ATGGATGTAGATGTCCCATCACTTGAATCGATCGCAAGAAGAGTAAGGGTACGCATTCTGGAATCCATATACAGGACAAAAAGCCCACATATAGGTTCCTCGTTTTCCTCTGTGGAGGCTTTGGTGGCCTTGTATTTCCAAGTGCTAAACATTTCGATAAGAGATATAAGTGGCGCCGAAAGGGACAGATTTATTCTAAGCAAGGGGCATGCGTGCCCCGCGCTACATGCGGTACTTGCGGAGAAGGGTTATTTGAGTGACGAGGATCTCCTTTGCTTTGCGAGAGATGGTGGCGTTGAACAGCACCCTAATAGGGAAGTCGAAAAAGGAATAGAGCTATCAACCGGCTCTTTGGGACACGGCCTGTCGGTTGCTGCGGGCATGGCGCTGGCGGCGCGGATAGACAAGAAGGCCTATAAAGTCTACGTGTTGTTGAGCGACGGAGAACTGAACGAGGGCTCCACCTGGGAGGCGATCGCGTTTGCGGGCCATCATGGATTATCAAATCTGGTTGCTCTGATAGACGCGAATGGGATGCAGGCGTTGGGCTTCACGAAGACCATCATCGACCTTGAGCCCATCGCTGACAAATGGCGTCAGTTCGGATGGCACGCACAGGATGTCGACGGCCATGATTTTTCGCAGATATTGGGTGCGTTGTCATCGCTTTCCGTCGTCAAGCCTAACGCTGTTGTTCTCCATACGGTGAAGGGGAAATGCGTTTCCTTCATGGAGAATAATATCTTGTGGCACTATCGCGCGCCGGATGATGAGGAATATGAAAAAGCGCTGAAGGAGCTTCTAGGATGA
- a CDS encoding transposase, with product MARQLRIEFPGALYHVFSRGVAKQPIFESDEDRARFLDILGKVVERHNWIIHAYCLMGNHYHLLVETPDPNLSRGMQLLNGVYAQRHNAEHGRVGHLFQGRYGNTLVDKEEYFLVAACYIVLNPVRGGLVEHPSAYRWSSYRATAGAEKAPSFLHISSILLCFAPDLHMAQRLYREFVDGGIDEETARRLESGGVCGGEVFQAWVGEIVEGRKRIREIPRRQRYVGRPSLARILDGWADQRERDENIARAVQDFGYTQKEVADHLGLAPSTVSVIMKRVGQGSSGAPGGVRSSSGGVRSSFFDPGSIEQSGQSDLESY from the coding sequence ATGGCAAGACAGCTCAGAATCGAGTTCCCGGGCGCCCTATATCATGTCTTCTCCAGGGGCGTCGCCAAGCAGCCCATCTTCGAGTCGGATGAGGACCGCGCCAGGTTCCTGGACATCCTGGGCAAGGTGGTGGAGCGGCATAACTGGATAATCCACGCCTACTGCCTTATGGGGAACCACTACCACTTGCTGGTGGAGACGCCGGATCCCAACCTCTCCCGGGGCATGCAGCTGCTGAACGGCGTCTACGCCCAGCGTCACAACGCCGAGCACGGACGGGTTGGCCATCTCTTCCAGGGGAGGTACGGCAATACCCTCGTCGACAAGGAAGAGTACTTCCTCGTCGCGGCGTGCTACATCGTGCTCAACCCGGTGAGGGGAGGACTGGTGGAACACCCTTCCGCCTATCGCTGGAGCAGCTATAGAGCCACAGCTGGGGCTGAGAAGGCGCCGTCTTTCCTCCACATCAGCAGCATCCTGCTCTGCTTCGCGCCCGACCTGCACATGGCGCAGAGGCTTTACCGTGAGTTCGTCGACGGAGGCATAGACGAGGAGACAGCACGGCGACTAGAGTCGGGCGGGGTCTGCGGCGGGGAGGTATTCCAGGCCTGGGTGGGCGAGATAGTCGAGGGGAGGAAACGGATACGGGAGATACCCCGCAGGCAGAGATACGTGGGGAGGCCGTCCCTGGCGCGTATACTCGATGGGTGGGCGGACCAGCGGGAGAGGGACGAGAACATAGCGCGGGCGGTGCAGGACTTCGGGTACACCCAGAAGGAGGTCGCCGACCACCTAGGCCTTGCCCCCTCCACCGTGAGCGTCATCATGAAGAGGGTCGGGCAGGGATCGAGTGGTGCCCCGGGCGGGGTCAGATCTTCATCGGGCGGGGTCAGATCTTCATTCTTCGATCCCGGCAGTATTGAGCAGAGCGGGCAGAGCGATCTCGAATCCTATTGA
- a CDS encoding transposase, translating into MAKRPRRNHTPAFKTRVALEALKEEQTVIEIAERFDVHPNLVTKWKRQLLKRAPEAFEKERAPEEEGPSVRELNAKIGQLVMESDFLAHALGRVHGTSAKR; encoded by the coding sequence ATGGCGAAGAGACCGAGGAGGAACCACACGCCGGCCTTCAAGACCAGGGTGGCGCTGGAGGCGCTCAAGGAGGAGCAGACGGTAATCGAGATCGCAGAGAGATTCGACGTCCACCCCAACCTGGTCACGAAGTGGAAGAGGCAACTGCTTAAGCGGGCGCCTGAGGCCTTCGAGAAGGAGAGAGCGCCGGAGGAGGAAGGCCCCAGCGTCCGTGAACTAAACGCCAAGATCGGCCAGCTGGTGATGGAGAGCGATTTTTTAGCACATGCGCTAGGGCGAGTTCACGGGACGAGCGCAAAGAGATGA
- a CDS encoding transposase — protein sequence MAHFHIKKKKGRPYLYVREIARVDGKPKVVSQVYVGSPEKVAAMARGELGEEVKLRVEEFGALFVASLMDEGVDLAGIVDAVVGRGEREEGPTVGEYFLYAVFNRMVEAKSKRALPEWYARTAVHQIRPVDLSQLSSQRYWEKWERVGEDELSEISRRFFQGMAELEEPRADCLLFDTTNYYTYMATRTPSELAKRGHNKEGKHHLRQVGLGLLVERESGLPLWWCAYPGNLHDSRLFSSVISEFFPIVEGLAGTKERLTLVMDKGMNSGANYAVIDEHRRIHFVTTYSLLYAPELARVPLSRY from the coding sequence ATGGCTCACTTCCACATAAAGAAGAAGAAAGGAAGACCCTACCTGTACGTGCGGGAGATAGCCCGGGTAGATGGAAAGCCCAAGGTGGTCTCCCAGGTGTACGTGGGCTCCCCCGAGAAGGTGGCCGCCATGGCCCGTGGCGAGCTGGGAGAGGAAGTAAAGCTCCGGGTGGAGGAGTTCGGGGCGCTATTTGTGGCCAGCCTCATGGACGAGGGTGTGGATCTCGCGGGCATTGTGGATGCCGTGGTGGGAAGGGGAGAGAGGGAGGAAGGCCCCACGGTGGGCGAGTACTTCCTCTACGCCGTCTTCAACCGCATGGTTGAGGCGAAGAGCAAGCGTGCCCTTCCGGAATGGTACGCACGGACCGCGGTGCATCAGATAAGGCCGGTGGACCTATCTCAGCTCTCAAGCCAGCGCTACTGGGAGAAGTGGGAGCGGGTGGGAGAGGATGAGCTTTCCGAGATCAGCCGGCGCTTCTTTCAGGGGATGGCCGAGCTGGAGGAGCCCCGGGCCGACTGCCTGCTCTTCGACACCACCAACTACTACACCTACATGGCCACGCGTACGCCTTCCGAACTGGCCAAGCGGGGACACAACAAGGAGGGGAAACACCACCTCCGCCAGGTGGGCCTGGGGCTTCTGGTGGAGAGGGAATCAGGCCTTCCCCTGTGGTGGTGCGCCTACCCCGGCAACCTGCACGACTCCCGCCTCTTTTCCTCCGTGATCTCCGAGTTCTTCCCCATAGTCGAGGGCCTGGCAGGCACCAAGGAGAGGCTCACCTTGGTCATGGACAAGGGCATGAACTCGGGTGCCAACTACGCGGTGATCGACGAACACAGAAGGATACACTTCGTGACCACCTACTCCCTTCTCTATGCCCCGGAGCTCGCCAGAGTCCCCCTCTCCCGTTACT
- a CDS encoding DegT/DnrJ/EryC1/StrS family aminotransferase produces MEVKVRFFDYPRQFREKEKEFMDIIRETFSRGSYILGQEVERFEQEFASFIGARHALAVGNCTDGLLLCLYALGISRGDEVVTVSHTFVATVEVIVAVGARPVFVDIGDDHNMDVDKVTGVLSANTKAIMPVQLNGRVCSNMDALVELADERGLFIIEDAAQSVGAKFKGKGAGTFGIAGCFSFYPAKLLGAFGDAGAIVTDDDDLADKLRMMRNHGRSADGDIKHWGMNSRMDSVHAAILIYKLGFIGAMIRRRREIAGLYHEGLSGIPCIKLPPPPVEGGDHFDVFQNYEIEAEGRDELRKFCEENGVETALPWGGKGVHQFEALGFGGVKLPRTEVFFEKALMLPLYPELSDEQVAYVVDVVNRFYA; encoded by the coding sequence ATGGAAGTCAAAGTGAGGTTTTTCGACTATCCAAGGCAGTTCAGAGAAAAAGAAAAAGAATTCATGGATATCATAAGAGAGACCTTCTCGCGGGGTTCCTATATTTTGGGCCAAGAGGTTGAAAGATTCGAGCAGGAGTTCGCGTCTTTTATCGGAGCGAGGCATGCCCTCGCTGTGGGAAACTGCACCGACGGCCTGCTCTTATGCCTCTATGCATTGGGCATCAGCAGGGGGGACGAAGTCGTTACCGTTTCGCATACCTTTGTAGCAACGGTTGAAGTAATCGTCGCCGTAGGTGCGAGGCCTGTGTTTGTGGATATTGGCGATGACCACAACATGGATGTTGACAAAGTAACAGGGGTGTTGTCCGCGAACACCAAAGCGATAATGCCCGTACAGCTAAATGGCAGGGTATGCTCGAACATGGATGCCCTTGTCGAGCTTGCGGACGAACGCGGACTGTTCATAATCGAGGATGCGGCGCAATCAGTGGGTGCGAAGTTCAAGGGTAAAGGCGCCGGCACTTTCGGAATCGCGGGTTGCTTCAGCTTCTATCCCGCCAAGTTGCTGGGGGCTTTCGGCGATGCGGGTGCCATAGTAACGGATGACGATGATCTTGCGGATAAGCTGAGGATGATGAGGAACCATGGCAGATCTGCAGACGGCGACATAAAGCACTGGGGCATGAACAGCCGCATGGACAGCGTTCATGCGGCTATCCTTATCTATAAGCTTGGCTTTATTGGAGCGATGATAAGAAGAAGGCGGGAGATAGCAGGTTTGTACCATGAAGGACTCTCGGGGATTCCCTGCATCAAGCTGCCACCTCCTCCGGTTGAAGGTGGCGACCATTTCGATGTATTCCAGAATTACGAGATAGAAGCAGAAGGCCGCGATGAGCTGAGAAAATTCTGCGAGGAAAACGGGGTGGAGACCGCTCTCCCCTGGGGAGGCAAGGGCGTACACCAGTTTGAGGCTCTGGGGTTTGGAGGGGTTAAGCTTCCGAGGACGGAGGTGTTCTTCGAGAAGGCATTGATGCTGCCGTTGTATCCCGAACTCAGCGATGAGCAAGTCGCATACGTGGTTGATGTTGTGAATAGATTTTATGCGTGA
- a CDS encoding long-chain fatty acid--CoA ligase, protein MEKVWLKNYDYFVPETIRYPNIPLYQLLELTCVKYDEHVATIFFDQQLTYGQIRDQVRRFATALRGMGVQKGDRVAIMLPNSPQFIISYYGVLEAGATVVNISPLHVERELEYEFNDSGSETLIYLDLFDARIQAVKGNSPLKRIIASSITDYMETPVNPNVEKDSSTYYLKEVIADAEPEVSEVEIDPENDLAALQYTGGTTGLPKGVMLTHRNLLANAMQCSMWAKEFTERGKDIYLDVIPFFHSYGQTVGMNTAIANAATMVLIPQFEINMMLQAIQKYRPNFFPGVPTLYVAILSHPEALNYGVDKLRLCNSGSAPIPVEVIKQFSRISGGIFCEGYGLSEASPVTHSNPIMGMRKVGSIGIPFPDTEAKIVDVETGKQELGPNEPGELIIRGPQVMKGYWEKPEETAETLRDGWLYTGDIATMDEDGYFYIVDRKKDMIIAGGFNIYPREVDEVLYEHPKVQEAVTVGIPDEYRGETVKVYIVLKPGEECTEEEIISFCRERLAPYKAPRMVEFRPELPKTMVGKILRRALREEEIARQKEAKGEA, encoded by the coding sequence ATGGAAAAGGTCTGGCTCAAGAACTACGACTATTTCGTCCCCGAGACCATACGTTACCCAAACATACCTCTCTACCAGTTACTGGAACTCACCTGCGTGAAGTATGACGAGCACGTGGCCACTATCTTCTTCGACCAGCAGCTCACCTACGGGCAGATCCGGGACCAGGTCCGCCGCTTTGCCACCGCCCTGCGGGGGATGGGGGTCCAGAAGGGCGACCGCGTGGCCATCATGCTCCCCAACAGCCCCCAGTTCATCATCTCCTATTACGGCGTGCTGGAAGCGGGGGCGACGGTGGTCAACATCAGCCCCCTGCACGTTGAGCGGGAGCTGGAATACGAGTTCAACGACTCGGGATCGGAGACCCTCATCTACCTCGACCTCTTCGACGCGCGCATCCAGGCGGTGAAGGGGAACTCCCCCCTCAAGCGGATCATTGCCTCCAGTATCACCGACTACATGGAGACGCCGGTCAACCCCAACGTAGAGAAAGACTCCTCCACCTACTACCTCAAGGAGGTCATCGCCGACGCCGAGCCGGAGGTGTCCGAGGTGGAGATCGACCCCGAGAACGACCTCGCGGCCCTGCAGTACACCGGGGGCACCACCGGACTGCCAAAGGGGGTCATGCTCACCCACCGCAACCTGCTGGCCAACGCCATGCAGTGCTCCATGTGGGCGAAGGAGTTCACCGAGCGCGGCAAGGACATCTACCTGGACGTCATCCCCTTCTTCCACTCCTACGGACAGACGGTGGGCATGAACACTGCCATCGCCAACGCCGCGACCATGGTCCTCATCCCGCAGTTCGAGATCAACATGATGCTGCAGGCCATCCAGAAGTACCGCCCCAATTTCTTCCCCGGGGTCCCCACCCTCTACGTGGCCATCCTCAGCCACCCCGAGGCGCTCAACTACGGCGTGGACAAGCTGAGGCTGTGCAACTCCGGGTCCGCCCCCATCCCCGTGGAGGTGATCAAGCAGTTCAGCCGCATCTCCGGGGGTATCTTCTGCGAGGGTTACGGGCTCTCAGAGGCCTCGCCGGTGACCCACTCCAACCCCATCATGGGCATGCGCAAGGTGGGCTCCATCGGCATCCCCTTCCCGGATACCGAGGCGAAGATCGTCGACGTGGAGACGGGGAAGCAGGAGCTGGGCCCAAACGAGCCCGGCGAGCTGATCATCCGCGGACCCCAGGTGATGAAGGGCTATTGGGAGAAGCCGGAGGAGACGGCGGAGACCCTGCGGGACGGCTGGCTGTATACCGGGGACATCGCCACCATGGACGAGGACGGCTATTTCTATATCGTGGACCGCAAGAAGGATATGATCATCGCCGGCGGGTTTAATATATATCCCCGCGAGGTGGACGAGGTCCTCTACGAACACCCCAAAGTGCAAGAGGCGGTGACGGTGGGCATCCCGGACGAGTACCGCGGCGAGACGGTGAAGGTGTACATCGTGCTAAAGCCTGGCGAGGAGTGCACGGAAGAGGAGATCATCTCCTTCTGCCGCGAGCGCCTAGCCCCCTACAAGGCGCCGCGCATGGTGGAGTTCCGGCCTGAGCTGCCCAAGACCATGGTGGGCAAGATCCTGCGCCGCGCCCTGCGCGAGGAGGAGATCGCCAGGCAGAAGGAAGCCAAGGGCGAAGCCTGA
- a CDS encoding class I SAM-dependent methyltransferase produces the protein MMRIKRRKDNFFKITETPGQKASREQLSRIYSRYHFAKQYASGKDVLDVGCGSGIGLSYLAETARSVVGIDIDEKNIKMAQDLASGNTKVKVALSDAHCLGFKNDSFDMVLLFEAIYYLDRPELFLKEAHRILREGGILMISSVNKDWRDFHPSIYARKYFSTKELYLLLSDWFSFVELYGDFPADYEGGRDRFVSFLKRLASKMHIIPGSLTAREKLKRLFFGELSEIPKELSCGMADYAEPVKLEQNQVTNGYKIIYAVARKSCGKDYGL, from the coding sequence ATGATGAGAATTAAAAGAAGAAAAGACAATTTCTTTAAGATTACGGAAACACCTGGGCAAAAGGCATCACGTGAGCAACTTTCGAGAATATACAGCAGATATCATTTTGCCAAGCAATACGCAAGTGGCAAGGATGTCCTAGATGTTGGATGTGGCTCTGGGATAGGTCTTTCCTATCTAGCTGAAACCGCAAGGTCTGTAGTGGGGATTGACATTGATGAAAAGAACATCAAAATGGCACAGGATTTGGCTTCTGGGAATACAAAAGTCAAAGTAGCCTTATCAGATGCGCATTGTCTTGGTTTTAAAAATGATAGCTTTGACATGGTGCTCTTATTTGAAGCAATTTACTATCTTGATAGGCCTGAGCTGTTCCTTAAAGAAGCACATAGAATTCTTAGAGAGGGTGGAATCTTAATGATAAGTTCAGTCAATAAGGATTGGAGGGATTTTCACCCATCTATTTACGCACGTAAGTATTTTTCAACAAAAGAATTATATTTGCTACTTTCTGATTGGTTTTCCTTTGTTGAACTATATGGAGATTTCCCTGCTGACTATGAGGGCGGAAGGGATAGATTCGTCTCGTTTTTAAAAAGATTGGCTTCAAAGATGCACATAATTCCAGGTTCTTTAACGGCAAGGGAAAAGCTAAAACGGTTGTTCTTTGGCGAACTTTCTGAAATACCAAAAGAATTATCATGTGGAATGGCGGATTATGCAGAACCGGTAAAACTAGAGCAAAATCAGGTAACAAACGGATATAAAATAATCTATGCTGTAGCGAGAAAGTCATGCGGCAAAGATTATGGATTATGA
- a CDS encoding glycosyltransferase family 4 protein, with protein sequence MDVWLIQTGERLPLMPGIRKLRTALLAEKLAQKGHTVCWWASAFDHFSKEWVGTKITEIEAQRGLTLKLLKGIGYKKNISLRRYIDHRVVAWKFKHNSKLSEKPDVMVIATPAHDIAYYAMKYAKSHDIPAIVDIRDPWPDIFLDNIPYCIKALIRLLLFNDFRMIEYVMQEATCLIAVSETFMQWGLKYAKRQRTEKDKVFYLGYHDLPEDLERKTSPPINSLLDEIKNRFVVVYIGSFSSYHNPEILVDCAKAIDNKDIAFVLAGMGENYEKIKKRAAGMPNVYLPGWLDQAEIEILLRHSHVGACVAPKTIDLFPNKAFLYLASGLPIISSLEGDLKELIELEKMGYYYEPGDLDGLVNSVSRLANSHEEYNYMAYNAKKVFRERFSEDFIYDNYINHILSVINDEN encoded by the coding sequence ATGGATGTATGGTTGATTCAAACCGGCGAGAGACTGCCTTTGATGCCTGGGATAAGAAAATTAAGGACTGCGCTATTGGCCGAAAAGTTAGCGCAAAAAGGGCATACTGTATGCTGGTGGGCAAGTGCTTTTGATCATTTCTCTAAGGAATGGGTTGGAACGAAAATAACAGAAATAGAAGCTCAAAGAGGGCTAACATTAAAGCTGCTAAAAGGCATAGGATACAAGAAGAATATATCGTTGAGACGATATATCGATCACAGAGTAGTAGCATGGAAGTTTAAACACAACTCTAAGTTATCAGAAAAGCCTGATGTAATGGTAATTGCAACCCCAGCACATGATATAGCTTACTATGCAATGAAGTATGCAAAGAGCCATGATATCCCAGCTATAGTTGATATTAGGGATCCTTGGCCGGATATTTTTTTAGATAATATCCCATACTGCATAAAGGCTCTTATTAGGTTGCTGTTGTTCAACGATTTTAGGATGATAGAATATGTGATGCAAGAGGCCACTTGCCTAATCGCCGTATCAGAGACGTTCATGCAATGGGGGTTAAAATATGCAAAACGCCAAAGAACCGAGAAAGATAAGGTATTCTATCTTGGTTATCATGATTTGCCAGAGGATCTAGAACGCAAGACAAGTCCACCGATAAATTCATTACTAGATGAGATTAAGAATAGGTTTGTTGTTGTATATATCGGATCATTTAGTAGTTACCACAATCCAGAAATATTGGTTGATTGCGCAAAAGCAATAGATAATAAGGACATTGCATTCGTATTGGCTGGAATGGGCGAAAACTATGAAAAGATCAAGAAAAGGGCGGCTGGAATGCCAAATGTTTACCTACCGGGTTGGTTGGATCAAGCTGAGATCGAGATATTGTTGCGACATTCGCACGTAGGTGCCTGTGTTGCACCAAAAACAATAGACCTCTTTCCTAACAAAGCGTTCTTATATCTTGCATCAGGGTTGCCAATTATTTCTTCGCTTGAAGGGGACTTAAAAGAACTAATTGAACTCGAGAAGATGGGATACTACTATGAGCCTGGGGATTTGGATGGATTGGTCAATAGCGTTTCTCGACTAGCTAATAGCCATGAAGAATATAACTATATGGCTTATAATGCAAAGAAAGTATTCCGGGAAAGATTTTCTGAAGACTTCATATACGACAATTATATAAATCATATTCTTAGTGTTATTAATGATGAGAATTAA
- a CDS encoding polysaccharide biosynthesis protein has translation MTRARRILSSTRWMKVVIDTVAIFLGFIVSLAVRYEFAIPEGSLRNFWLAAPVVICLFLAANVLMRIYAGRWKYASFDELLNLSSAAVLATSALFLSCALIPGARSYIPLSVAVMGGVLSLFVMAFVRLQFRLLGEMSLRRGRAEGKSALIVGAGEAGEMIARDMLRHPEYGYSPAGFVDDDPAKRKLIVQGVPVLGTSVDIPRLVKRHEIDEVIIAIPSLSGERLRAILPYCEESGAKVKILPGIMRAMAGEVGVASVREVRLEDLLGREPVETDLASISAYVTDKTVLVTGAGGSIGSELCRQLAGLGPRLLLMLDNDETALFEMEHELARLQSPCPFHAVVADVRDFDRLLSVFRRYRPQVVFHSAALKHVPMMEFHPSEAVKNNVLGTRNLAEASIYFGVERFILISTDKAVHPVNVMGATKRVAEMLIKSYSGIIHTLFAAVRFGNVLGSRGSVVPTFMRQIEKGGPVLVTHPEVTRYFMTVEEAAQLVIQAGAFTKGGDTFILDMGEPVRIIDLARELLRLMGKEKEVEIKVTGLRPGEKLHEELAFPVEELMRTPHPKIDKVWHEKELRTDFVQLLDRLIGAAACDDEDKVRELLSALVPSYKPSVPVSASPRGGLRVLHTEAAAGQAVEASEA, from the coding sequence ATGACCAGGGCGAGGCGAATCCTTTCCTCCACCAGGTGGATGAAGGTGGTCATCGACACGGTGGCCATTTTCCTGGGCTTCATCGTGTCCCTGGCGGTGCGCTATGAGTTCGCCATCCCCGAGGGAAGCCTGCGTAACTTCTGGCTTGCCGCCCCTGTGGTCATCTGCCTCTTTCTCGCCGCCAACGTCCTCATGCGCATCTACGCCGGGCGCTGGAAGTACGCGAGCTTCGACGAGCTCCTGAACCTCTCCAGCGCGGCGGTGTTGGCCACCTCGGCGCTGTTCCTGTCCTGCGCCTTGATACCGGGGGCGAGGAGCTACATCCCCCTCTCGGTGGCGGTGATGGGGGGCGTGCTCTCCCTCTTCGTCATGGCCTTCGTGCGCCTGCAGTTCCGCCTCCTGGGGGAGATGAGCCTGCGCCGCGGCCGCGCGGAGGGGAAGAGCGCGCTCATCGTGGGGGCGGGGGAGGCGGGGGAGATGATCGCGCGCGACATGCTGCGCCACCCCGAGTACGGCTATTCGCCGGCGGGCTTCGTGGACGACGACCCGGCCAAGCGAAAGCTTATCGTGCAGGGGGTGCCGGTGCTGGGGACCAGCGTGGACATCCCCCGTCTGGTGAAGCGACACGAGATAGACGAGGTGATCATCGCCATCCCCTCCTTGAGCGGGGAGAGGCTGCGGGCCATCCTGCCCTACTGCGAGGAGTCGGGGGCGAAGGTGAAGATACTCCCGGGCATCATGCGGGCCATGGCGGGGGAGGTGGGGGTGGCCTCGGTGCGCGAGGTGCGCCTGGAGGACCTCCTGGGCCGCGAGCCGGTGGAGACCGACCTTGCCTCCATCTCCGCCTACGTCACCGACAAGACGGTGCTGGTCACCGGGGCGGGGGGCTCCATCGGGTCGGAGCTTTGCCGCCAGCTCGCCGGGCTGGGGCCCAGGCTGCTCCTCATGCTGGACAACGACGAGACGGCGCTGTTCGAGATGGAGCACGAACTGGCGCGCCTGCAGAGCCCCTGTCCCTTCCACGCCGTGGTGGCGGACGTGCGCGACTTCGACCGCCTGCTCTCGGTGTTCCGGCGCTACCGCCCCCAGGTGGTCTTCCACAGCGCGGCCTTAAAACATGTGCCCATGATGGAGTTCCACCCCTCGGAGGCGGTGAAGAACAACGTGCTGGGCACGCGCAACCTGGCGGAGGCCTCCATCTATTTCGGGGTGGAGCGGTTCATACTCATTTCCACCGACAAGGCGGTGCACCCGGTGAACGTAATGGGGGCCACCAAGCGGGTGGCGGAGATGCTCATAAAAAGCTACTCGGGCATCATCCACACCCTCTTCGCCGCGGTGCGCTTCGGCAACGTGCTGGGCTCGCGGGGGAGCGTGGTGCCCACCTTCATGCGCCAGATCGAGAAGGGGGGCCCGGTGCTGGTCACCCACCCCGAGGTCACCCGCTACTTCATGACCGTGGAGGAGGCGGCGCAGTTGGTCATCCAGGCGGGGGCTTTCACCAAGGGGGGCGACACCTTCATCCTGGACATGGGGGAGCCGGTGCGCATCATCGACCTGGCGCGGGAGCTCCTGCGCCTCATGGGCAAGGAGAAAGAGGTGGAGATAAAGGTCACCGGGCTGCGGCCGGGGGAGAAGCTGCACGAGGAGCTCGCCTTCCCCGTGGAGGAGCTCATGCGCACCCCCCATCCCAAGATAGACAAGGTATGGCACGAGAAGGAGCTGCGCACCGACTTCGTGCAGCTCCTGGACCGCCTCATCGGGGCGGCCGCCTGCGACGATGAGGACAAGGTGCGGGAGCTGCTCTCGGCGCTGGTCCCCTCGTACAAGCCCTCCGTCCCCGTGTCGGCGTCGCCGCGCGGCGGCCTGCGGGTGCTGCATACCGAGGCTGCGGCCGGGCAGGCGGTGGAGGCGAGCGAAGCGTAA
- a CDS encoding sugar transferase, whose product MISIDQEVYRNVIKVLLDKFISILALIILAPLFATIGFKIKKDDGGPTLYRGYRVGKGGHIFKIYKFRTMVENADKIGGPSTSEDDPRITRVGRVLRKYKLDELPQLINVLKGEMSIVGPRPEVPSEVETYTEEERRILSVKPGITDWASIAFRNEGEILAGSEDPHQTYREKIKPEKLRLALKYVDEISFRTDMKIIFQTIKAVIKG is encoded by the coding sequence ATGATATCAATAGATCAGGAAGTATATAGGAACGTAATAAAGGTATTATTGGACAAATTTATCTCTATCCTAGCCCTAATCATCCTTGCGCCGCTCTTTGCAACAATAGGGTTTAAGATAAAGAAAGATGATGGGGGGCCAACTTTGTATAGAGGCTACCGTGTAGGTAAGGGCGGTCACATATTTAAGATCTATAAGTTTAGAACAATGGTCGAAAATGCAGATAAAATTGGAGGCCCGTCCACATCTGAAGATGATCCAAGAATAACAAGGGTTGGACGGGTATTACGAAAATACAAACTCGATGAGCTCCCCCAGCTCATCAATGTTCTCAAGGGTGAGATGAGCATCGTTGGTCCCCGCCCGGAAGTACCGTCAGAAGTCGAGACGTACACAGAAGAAGAGCGAAGAATATTGAGCGTAAAACCGGGGATCACTGACTGGGCATCAATAGCTTTCAGAAACGAGGGTGAGATATTGGCGGGAAGCGAGGACCCACACCAGACATATCGGGAGAAGATAAAGCCGGAAAAGTTGAGGCTAGCGTTAAAGTATGTTGACGAGATCTCATTTAGGACCGACATGAAGATAATCTTTCAGACCATCAAGGCAGTCATAAAGGGATAA